In one window of Halomarina pelagica DNA:
- a CDS encoding DUF7859 family protein, with product MVFGLDPVLVVIIGTVVAILVALYLMFRRTMLAFREGYDGRR from the coding sequence ATGGTCTTCGGTCTCGACCCCGTTCTCGTCGTCATCATCGGCACCGTCGTCGCGATACTCGTCGCGCTCTACCTCATGTTCCGCCGGACGATGCTCGCGTTCCGGGAGGGGTACGACGGACGGCGGTGA
- a CDS encoding YqjF family protein has translation MTWTDGLFVHWPFDPERLRPHVPAPLELDTYDGRAWVSLLPFVLSRAGLRFSPSFTRFSFPELNVRTYVRFDGVPGLYFFSVDVANPIVPAVVGRGTRLPCYRADVDVRTRGDRVDFRSVRRRASTPSDGGRGVRARLDASYRPDGDVFRAEPGTLDYWLAERRRMYDPAGEKVLYAEIAHDPWPLQPADVTVREDTMFEAGGLPTPEGDPRVRYSDRLAITGSVPRWIRSLDGDSRIRPRRLARR, from the coding sequence ATGACGTGGACGGACGGCCTGTTCGTCCACTGGCCGTTCGACCCGGAGCGGCTCCGCCCGCACGTCCCCGCCCCCCTCGAACTCGACACCTACGACGGCCGCGCGTGGGTCAGCCTCCTCCCGTTCGTCCTGTCCCGGGCCGGTCTCCGCTTCTCCCCCTCGTTCACCCGGTTTAGCTTCCCCGAACTCAACGTCCGCACGTACGTCCGCTTCGACGGCGTCCCGGGGTTGTACTTCTTCAGCGTCGACGTCGCGAACCCGATCGTCCCGGCGGTCGTGGGGCGCGGGACCCGCTTGCCGTGTTACCGCGCCGACGTGGACGTTCGCACGCGGGGCGACCGCGTGGACTTTCGGAGCGTCCGCAGGCGCGCGAGTACGCCGTCCGACGGCGGACGGGGCGTCCGCGCACGACTCGACGCGTCGTACCGACCCGACGGCGATGTCTTCCGCGCCGAACCGGGGACGCTCGACTACTGGTTGGCAGAGCGTCGGCGGATGTACGACCCGGCGGGGGAGAAGGTCCTGTACGCCGAGATCGCCCACGATCCGTGGCCGCTCCAGCCCGCAGACGTGACCGTCCGCGAGGATACGATGTTCGAGGCGGGGGGCCTCCCGACGCCGGAGGGAGACCCCCGGGTCCGCTACAGCGACCGGCTCGCGATCACCGGGTCCGTGCCCCGCTGGATCCGCAGTCTGGACGGCGACTCACGGATACGGCCGCGTCGCCTGGCACGCCGATAG
- a CDS encoding GAP family protein has product MSLLAVVPMAVVMIAGPQILSAIFLAMSEPWRRNSAAFVAGAALSITLVVTIAYLSGNGATDQGASNDTLHLVVLALLLVAMVYVYARRKQSKPPKWMGRLQRATPKFSFVLGFLLLGLFPSDLLTSIAVGTYLAAHGEPWTHSLGFIALTLLFLSLPALALLAFGQRAEDLLPKGRDWINTHSWVVSEVVILFFIGMNVNSLLG; this is encoded by the coding sequence GTGAGCCTGCTGGCGGTCGTCCCGATGGCGGTCGTGATGATCGCGGGGCCGCAGATCCTCAGCGCCATCTTCCTGGCCATGAGCGAGCCCTGGCGGCGTAACTCCGCCGCGTTCGTCGCCGGCGCGGCCCTCTCGATCACGCTCGTCGTCACGATCGCGTACCTCTCCGGCAACGGCGCGACCGACCAGGGCGCGTCGAACGACACCCTCCACCTCGTCGTCCTCGCGCTCCTCCTCGTCGCCATGGTGTACGTCTACGCGAGACGGAAGCAGTCGAAGCCGCCGAAGTGGATGGGCAGGCTACAGCGGGCGACCCCGAAGTTCTCGTTCGTCCTCGGCTTCCTCCTCCTTGGACTGTTCCCCAGCGACCTCCTCACCTCGATCGCCGTCGGTACCTACCTCGCGGCGCACGGCGAACCGTGGACGCACAGCCTCGGGTTCATCGCGCTCACGCTGCTGTTCCTGTCGCTCCCGGCGCTCGCGCTGCTCGCGTTCGGCCAGCGAGCCGAAGACCTCCTCCCGAAGGGACGCGACTGGATAAACACCCACTCGTGGGTCGTCAGCGAGGTCGTGATCCTCTTTTTCATCGGTATGAACGTCAACAGTCTGCTGGGGTAG
- a CDS encoding glycoside hydrolase family 68 protein, with amino-acid sequence MASGTYELDRRWGATSTWTREQAARIRRTAETTAPIVYPPDEPTDSDLYLWDTWPLLERDGSFAEVDGWRVVFALTAPAEMLPGKRHDVATVRYFYSRDGREWTTGGPVFDPERSLGSRQWAGSAMYDRADDELYLYYTAAGRADAVELSYEQRIAVATGGDLATDDDGVRLSGPWDHEVLLTADGEWYETREQAARESDLIYTFRDPWFFEDPGTGETCLLFEANTPVPECGCGGDDGRRAFNGCVGVAVSDAGDPTEWEMRRPILDGACVNQELERPHVVVRDGRYYLFTSSHEHTFAPGLERFDGLYGFVADALRGEYDPLNGSGLVVANPHNAPFQAYSWLAYGHRDELLVTSFFNYYDLGGLHLDEVGHLLPDEQREKFGGTLAPTLRLELAGDRTRIRGELDHGHLPLEDEELPPADPLAGRRPLGGEGEY; translated from the coding sequence ATGGCCAGCGGCACGTACGAACTGGATCGACGGTGGGGGGCGACGTCCACCTGGACGCGAGAGCAGGCCGCCCGCATCAGGCGGACGGCGGAGACGACCGCTCCGATCGTCTACCCGCCGGACGAACCGACCGACTCCGACCTCTACCTCTGGGACACGTGGCCGCTCCTGGAGCGCGACGGCTCGTTCGCCGAGGTCGACGGCTGGCGGGTCGTCTTCGCGCTGACCGCGCCCGCCGAGATGCTCCCCGGCAAGCGCCACGACGTGGCGACCGTCCGCTACTTCTACTCGCGGGACGGGCGGGAGTGGACGACCGGCGGTCCGGTCTTCGACCCCGAGCGCAGTCTCGGGTCGCGGCAGTGGGCCGGGTCCGCGATGTACGACCGGGCCGACGACGAACTCTACCTCTACTACACCGCGGCCGGTCGCGCCGACGCGGTCGAACTCTCCTACGAGCAGCGCATCGCCGTCGCGACCGGCGGCGACCTCGCGACCGACGACGACGGCGTGCGCCTCTCCGGCCCGTGGGACCACGAGGTGCTCCTGACGGCCGACGGCGAGTGGTACGAGACGCGGGAGCAGGCCGCCCGGGAGAGCGATCTCATCTACACCTTCCGCGACCCGTGGTTCTTCGAGGACCCGGGGACGGGCGAGACGTGCCTGCTGTTCGAGGCGAACACGCCCGTCCCCGAGTGCGGGTGCGGTGGCGACGACGGGCGGCGGGCCTTCAACGGGTGCGTCGGCGTCGCCGTCTCCGACGCCGGCGACCCGACGGAGTGGGAGATGCGGCGGCCCATCCTCGACGGGGCCTGCGTCAACCAGGAACTCGAGCGCCCGCACGTCGTCGTCCGCGACGGACGCTACTACCTGTTCACGTCGAGCCACGAGCACACGTTCGCGCCGGGGCTCGAGCGGTTCGACGGGCTCTACGGGTTCGTCGCGGACGCCCTCCGCGGCGAGTACGACCCCCTCAACGGCTCCGGGCTCGTCGTGGCGAACCCGCACAACGCGCCGTTCCAGGCGTACTCCTGGCTGGCCTACGGCCACCGCGACGAACTGCTGGTGACGAGCTTCTTCAACTACTACGACCTCGGCGGCCTCCACCTCGACGAGGTGGGACACCTCCTCCCCGACGAGCAGCGCGAGAAGTTCGGCGGGACGCTCGCCCCCACGCTCCGGCTCGAACTCGCGGGCGATCGGACGCGCATCCGGGGCGAACTCGACCACGGTCACCTGCCGCTGGAGGACGAGGAGCTACCGCCGGCCGACCCGCTGGCGGGGCGACGACCGCTCGGCGGCGAGGGCGAGTACTGA
- a CDS encoding aminopeptidase, producing MDPRIREHAEIVVSHSTDVQPGDLVVVAAPAVAEDLVVALHEAIGDVGATPVFLGKSDRAERAYLRAVDEDDLRTPEHLQALYERADRVIRVRAKENATETSDVPTETNAAHSRAYQPVQETVLGKRWCLTQFPTPAGAQLAETSTAAYENFVWDAINRDWDAQREFQANMVERLDAASEVRIVSGETTDLSMSVDGMRTQNDYGEYNLPGGEVFTAPVPDSVEGEVLFDKPVYQQGREVTGARLVFEGGEVVEHGADKNEEVLKEILNTDEGARRLGELGIGMNRAIDRFTYNMLFDEKMGDTVHMAVGRAYDDTVGEGREPNASAIHVDMIVDMSEDSRIELDGEVVQRDGTFAFEDGFEG from the coding sequence ATGGACCCACGGATCAGGGAGCACGCGGAGATCGTCGTTTCGCACTCGACGGACGTACAGCCGGGCGACCTCGTGGTCGTCGCCGCCCCCGCCGTCGCGGAGGACCTCGTCGTCGCGCTCCACGAGGCCATCGGCGACGTCGGCGCGACGCCCGTCTTCCTCGGGAAGAGCGACCGGGCAGAGCGCGCGTACCTCCGCGCCGTCGACGAGGACGACCTGCGGACGCCGGAGCACCTGCAGGCGCTCTACGAGCGCGCGGACCGCGTGATTCGCGTCCGGGCGAAGGAGAACGCCACCGAGACGAGCGACGTGCCCACCGAGACGAACGCCGCCCACTCGCGCGCCTACCAGCCCGTCCAGGAGACCGTCCTCGGCAAGCGCTGGTGTCTCACGCAGTTTCCCACCCCCGCGGGGGCGCAACTGGCCGAGACGAGCACGGCGGCGTACGAGAACTTCGTCTGGGACGCCATCAACCGGGACTGGGACGCCCAGCGGGAGTTCCAGGCGAACATGGTCGAGCGCCTCGACGCCGCGAGCGAGGTGCGGATCGTCTCGGGCGAGACGACCGACCTCTCCATGAGCGTGGACGGGATGCGCACGCAGAACGACTACGGCGAGTACAACCTCCCCGGCGGGGAGGTGTTCACCGCGCCCGTCCCCGACAGCGTCGAGGGCGAGGTCCTGTTCGACAAGCCGGTCTACCAGCAGGGCCGTGAGGTGACCGGCGCGCGCCTCGTCTTCGAGGGCGGCGAGGTGGTCGAGCACGGGGCCGACAAGAACGAGGAGGTCCTGAAGGAGATCCTGAACACCGACGAGGGGGCGCGGCGGCTCGGCGAACTCGGCATCGGCATGAACCGCGCGATCGACCGCTTCACCTACAACATGCTCTTCGACGAGAAGATGGGCGACACCGTACACATGGCGGTCGGCCGCGCCTACGACGACACCGTCGGCGAGGGACGGGAGCCGAACGCGTCCGCGATCCACGTCGACATGATCGTCGACATGAGCGAGGACTCGCGTATCGAACTCGACGGTGAGGTGGTCCAGCGCGACGGCACCTTCGCCTTCGAGGACGGCTTCGAGGGGTAG
- a CDS encoding GH32 C-terminal domain-containing protein, producing the protein MYVGCLRRGESTGEQRVAYDWCRGTFPDAATVSFDAVASGDVDLGAFDALWWHRDAPLDDADWLADCAEAFRTAADEGTGLLLSLHALSAVEALGIDAVAPDATGTDDVAEPAGLLCKTVHADHPLFAGFETLRVHTRGAGVAQPFARYEVVLPERGETLACGLRGDEECYPHKTVVGWDWGAGAVVGAGDALAFAEPTDEACDRARRRFVEDALRTLADRPETVTDRPATGEELRALRAAVEDHNRPRYHVTSPANWLNDPNGLVHWNGRYHVFYQYNPAGPFHGTIHWGHAVSDDLVRWEDEPVALSPDPDGPDRDGCWSGCTVVHDGTPTFVYTGGRGGIQLPCLATAEDPDLRRWRKDPDNPVIEEAPVELDVLNSDHWHAEFRDHCVWRDGEFWYQLIGSGITDVGGTVLRYRSADLREWTYLGPVLTGTWEGAGAMWECPELLDLGERELLHVSNYADVWYFLGELDDGRFHVDSRGKLDYGDFYAPQSLTDETGRELTFGWLPEARSERAQWDAGWSGALSLPRELSLAEDGGLRQRPAPEVTDLRRSHAALTDLVVDGETPLDASGTALELALTVRVEDAEAFSLVVRESDDGTERTPLRYADGELVIDRSSASLDPETASDDQRMPVGTPDGTLSLRVFVDGSVIEAFANDRRCLTSRVYPTRADSDGVSLRAEGGEAVVERLDVWELGDAWPAAPSAGMSASSPTPE; encoded by the coding sequence ATGTATGTCGGTTGTCTTCGTCGGGGCGAATCCACCGGAGAACAGCGCGTCGCGTACGACTGGTGTCGAGGGACGTTCCCCGACGCGGCGACGGTGTCCTTCGACGCCGTCGCGTCGGGCGACGTCGACCTCGGCGCGTTCGACGCGCTCTGGTGGCACCGGGACGCCCCGCTCGACGACGCCGACTGGCTCGCCGACTGCGCGGAGGCGTTCCGGACCGCCGCCGACGAGGGGACCGGACTCCTCCTCTCGCTGCACGCCCTCTCCGCCGTCGAGGCGCTCGGTATCGACGCCGTCGCGCCCGACGCGACCGGGACCGACGACGTCGCGGAGCCGGCGGGACTGCTCTGCAAGACCGTCCACGCCGACCACCCGCTGTTCGCGGGCTTCGAGACCCTCCGCGTCCACACGCGAGGGGCCGGCGTCGCCCAGCCGTTCGCCCGCTACGAGGTCGTGCTCCCCGAGCGGGGCGAGACGCTCGCCTGCGGCCTCCGCGGCGACGAGGAGTGCTACCCGCACAAGACCGTCGTCGGGTGGGACTGGGGGGCGGGCGCGGTCGTGGGCGCGGGCGACGCCCTCGCCTTCGCCGAGCCGACCGACGAGGCGTGCGACCGCGCCCGCCGCCGGTTCGTCGAGGACGCCCTCCGGACGCTCGCCGACCGCCCCGAGACCGTCACCGACCGTCCCGCGACCGGCGAGGAGCTGCGCGCCCTCCGCGCGGCCGTCGAGGACCACAACCGACCGCGGTATCACGTCACGTCCCCCGCGAACTGGCTGAACGACCCGAACGGGCTCGTCCACTGGAACGGCCGCTACCACGTCTTCTACCAGTACAACCCCGCCGGACCGTTCCACGGGACGATCCACTGGGGGCACGCGGTGAGCGACGACCTCGTCCGCTGGGAGGACGAACCGGTCGCGCTCTCGCCGGATCCGGACGGACCGGACCGCGACGGCTGCTGGTCGGGGTGTACGGTCGTCCACGACGGGACCCCCACGTTCGTCTACACCGGCGGCCGCGGGGGGATTCAGCTCCCCTGTCTGGCGACGGCCGAGGACCCCGACCTCCGCCGGTGGCGGAAGGACCCGGACAACCCGGTCATCGAGGAGGCACCGGTCGAACTCGACGTGCTGAACTCCGACCACTGGCACGCGGAGTTCCGCGATCACTGCGTCTGGAGGGACGGGGAGTTCTGGTACCAGCTCATCGGCTCCGGCATCACAGACGTGGGCGGGACCGTCCTCCGCTACCGCTCGGCCGACCTCCGCGAGTGGACGTACCTCGGTCCCGTCCTGACCGGTACGTGGGAGGGTGCCGGCGCGATGTGGGAGTGCCCGGAACTGCTCGACCTGGGCGAGCGGGAACTGCTCCACGTCTCCAACTACGCTGACGTCTGGTACTTCCTCGGCGAACTCGACGACGGCCGCTTCCACGTCGACTCGCGGGGGAAGCTCGACTACGGCGACTTCTACGCGCCGCAGTCGCTGACCGACGAAACCGGTCGCGAACTCACCTTCGGGTGGCTCCCCGAGGCCCGCTCGGAGCGGGCGCAGTGGGACGCCGGCTGGTCGGGGGCCCTCTCGCTCCCCCGCGAACTGTCGCTCGCCGAGGACGGGGGGCTCCGCCAGCGTCCCGCGCCCGAGGTGACCGACCTGCGCCGCTCTCACGCCGCACTGACGGACCTCGTCGTCGACGGCGAGACGCCGCTCGACGCCTCCGGGACGGCGCTCGAACTCGCGCTGACGGTGCGCGTCGAGGACGCCGAGGCGTTCTCCCTCGTCGTCCGCGAGTCCGACGACGGGACGGAACGGACGCCCCTCCGCTACGCCGACGGCGAACTCGTGATCGATCGCTCGTCCGCGAGTCTCGACCCCGAGACGGCGAGCGACGACCAGCGGATGCCGGTCGGGACGCCCGACGGGACGCTCTCGCTGCGGGTGTTCGTCGACGGCTCCGTGATCGAGGCGTTCGCCAACGACCGGCGGTGTCTCACGAGTCGAGTCTACCCGACGCGAGCCGACAGCGACGGCGTCTCGCTCCGCGCCGAGGGCGGCGAGGCGGTCGTCGAGCGACTCGACGTCTGGGAGCTGGGCGACGCGTGGCCGGCGGCACCGAGCGCCGGGATGAGCGCGTCCTCGCCGACGCCGGAGTAG
- the ltaE gene encoding low-specificity L-threonine aldolase — protein sequence MIDLRSDTVTRPSDAMREAARDAEVGDDVHRDDPTVAELEARAADLLGKEAALYVPSGTMGNQIAVRVHADRGEELICERECHVYKWELGGVAQLSGVQPRPVDGGERGALTPGQIEEAYVEASSHRPGTGLVALENTHNSKGGVALAPEVLDAAAETAHDLGVPLHLDGARVANAAVARGVPLDRVVREVDSVMTCLSKGLGAPVGSMLAGDAEFVEHARRVRKLFGGGMRQAGMIAAPGLLALENVDRLAEDHENARALAEGLSDLPGLVVQDPETNIVLVETEEPASAFLDRIGEVGVAGSEFGEHTVRFVTHWDVSRDDVETAVERIAEIR from the coding sequence ATGATCGACCTCCGAAGCGACACCGTCACCCGGCCGAGCGACGCGATGCGCGAGGCCGCCCGCGACGCCGAGGTGGGCGACGACGTCCACCGCGACGACCCCACGGTGGCCGAACTCGAGGCGCGCGCGGCCGACCTGCTGGGCAAGGAGGCGGCGCTCTACGTCCCCAGCGGCACCATGGGCAACCAGATCGCCGTCCGCGTCCACGCCGACCGCGGCGAGGAGCTGATCTGCGAGCGCGAGTGCCACGTCTACAAGTGGGAACTCGGGGGCGTCGCCCAGCTCTCGGGCGTCCAGCCCCGCCCGGTCGACGGCGGCGAGCGCGGCGCGCTCACCCCCGGGCAGATCGAGGAGGCGTACGTCGAGGCGAGCAGCCACCGGCCGGGGACGGGCCTCGTCGCGCTCGAGAACACCCACAACAGCAAGGGCGGCGTCGCGCTCGCGCCGGAGGTGCTCGACGCGGCGGCCGAGACCGCCCACGACCTCGGCGTCCCCCTCCACCTCGACGGCGCGCGCGTCGCCAACGCCGCCGTCGCACGCGGCGTCCCCCTCGATCGCGTGGTCCGCGAGGTGGACTCCGTGATGACCTGCCTCTCGAAGGGCCTCGGCGCGCCCGTCGGGTCGATGCTCGCGGGCGACGCCGAGTTCGTCGAGCACGCCCGCCGCGTGCGGAAGCTCTTCGGCGGCGGGATGCGCCAGGCGGGGATGATCGCCGCACCCGGCCTGCTCGCGCTCGAGAACGTCGACCGACTCGCCGAGGACCACGAGAACGCCCGGGCGCTCGCGGAAGGGCTCTCCGACCTCCCCGGCCTCGTCGTTCAGGACCCCGAGACGAACATCGTCCTCGTCGAGACCGAGGAGCCCGCGAGCGCGTTCCTCGACCGGATCGGCGAGGTCGGCGTCGCCGGCTCCGAGTTCGGCGAGCACACCGTCCGGTTCGTCACCCACTGGGACGTCTCGCGCGACGACGTGGAGACCGCCGTCGAGCGCATCGCCGAGATCCGCTGA
- a CDS encoding metallophosphoesterase yields MITVISDTHGREGHRLDGRALEAVREADLVCHAGDFLTESVLDAFESESAAFVGVVGNNDTPAVRERLPRTRTVEFGGVRIAMAHGHEHTETALAMLGRQENADLVVVGHSHRPEFDSLGSVPVLNPGSHADPRWYEPAHAELQLDPLRGRLVRPDGSTIDEFEV; encoded by the coding sequence ATGATCACGGTGATCTCCGATACGCACGGTCGCGAGGGCCACCGCCTCGACGGGCGCGCCCTGGAGGCGGTTCGGGAGGCCGACCTCGTCTGTCACGCCGGCGACTTCCTCACCGAATCCGTGCTCGACGCCTTCGAGTCCGAGAGCGCCGCGTTCGTCGGCGTCGTCGGGAACAACGACACCCCCGCCGTTCGCGAGCGCCTCCCGAGGACCCGCACGGTCGAGTTCGGCGGCGTCCGCATCGCGATGGCCCACGGGCACGAGCACACGGAGACGGCGCTCGCCATGCTCGGTCGCCAGGAGAACGCCGACCTCGTCGTGGTCGGCCACTCCCACCGACCCGAGTTCGACTCCCTCGGGTCCGTCCCCGTCCTGAACCCCGGCAGCCACGCGGACCCGCGGTGGTACGAACCCGCGCACGCGGAACTCCAACTCGACCCCCTCCGGGGGCGACTCGTCAGACCGGACGGGAGCACCATCGACGAGTTCGAGGTGTGA
- a CDS encoding IS1595 family transposase — MIPLDVFGSESVAADLLAQVRWRDGVTCPRCRSDRTVRNGSYREFQRYLCKNCDRTFNDKTGTIFAHSKIALRRWLFSIYAFLRFNTSLRQLQCEIEVTHKTMHRRIERFARALDAPSLDLVGPVEIDEVYVNAGKKGRERDQESRSRGLSTRGRGSYDGDKPPVFIIADRGTGQRYVIPAKAADESTIRLLLADRKEESLTVYTDGFRAYEPLEDDDAFDREYVVHGDGEYADEEVHVNTCESHASLTRRWLSPHRGVSKDKLTQYLRAFQLRRELFRKPGRDALKHAVRATL, encoded by the coding sequence ATGATTCCGCTAGATGTGTTTGGGTCGGAATCGGTCGCAGCGGACCTGTTGGCGCAGGTTCGCTGGCGTGACGGTGTTACCTGTCCTCGCTGCCGTTCTGACCGAACGGTCAGAAACGGCAGCTACAGAGAGTTTCAGCGGTATCTCTGTAAGAATTGTGACCGCACGTTCAACGACAAGACGGGCACAATCTTTGCTCACTCGAAGATCGCGCTCCGCCGGTGGTTGTTCTCGATCTACGCGTTTCTCCGGTTTAACACCAGTCTCCGCCAACTACAGTGCGAAATCGAGGTAACACACAAGACGATGCACCGGCGCATCGAGCGCTTCGCCAGAGCGCTCGATGCGCCTTCCCTCGATCTCGTTGGTCCGGTTGAAATCGACGAAGTGTACGTCAACGCGGGGAAGAAAGGCCGCGAGCGCGACCAGGAGTCGCGCTCGCGTGGCCTGTCCACGCGCGGGCGAGGTTCGTACGATGGCGACAAGCCACCCGTGTTCATAATCGCTGATCGCGGGACCGGACAGCGGTACGTGATTCCAGCGAAAGCCGCCGACGAATCGACGATTCGACTCCTCCTTGCTGACCGCAAAGAGGAGTCGCTCACGGTCTATACCGACGGCTTTCGAGCGTACGAACCGCTCGAAGACGACGACGCATTCGACCGCGAATACGTCGTCCACGGCGACGGCGAATACGCCGATGAGGAAGTTCACGTCAACACCTGCGAGAGCCACGCGTCGCTGACGCGACGGTGGCTCTCGCCCCATCGAGGCGTCTCGAAAGACAAGTTGACGCAGTATCTCAGAGCGTTCCAACTACGTCGGGAACTGTTTCGGAAACCCGGTCGAGACGCTCTCAAACACGCTGTTCGAGCGACGCTGTGA